In the Passer domesticus isolate bPasDom1 chromosome 4, bPasDom1.hap1, whole genome shotgun sequence genome, one interval contains:
- the SMIM19 gene encoding small integral membrane protein 19 isoform X1 — MAAVAGAGGGGASAALGDGGAIDYSVHEAWNEATNVYLLVVLASLALLVYARRNKRRILRIFTLPPAAETPPEPNFYDSMKKIRLRQQLEMYSIARKYEQQQQQPPKQTESVQLSVE, encoded by the exons ATGGCGGCGGTGGcgggggccggcggcggcggcgcctcgGCGGCGCTGGGCGACGGCGGCGCCATCGACTACTCGGTGCACGAGGCGTGGAACGAGGCCACCAACGTGTacctgctggtggtgctggccaGCCTCGCCCTGCTCGTCTACGCGCGGCG GAACAAGAGGAGGATCCTGCGCATCTTCACCCTGCCCCCCGCCGCCGAGACGCCGCCCGAGCCCAACTTCTACGACAGCATGAAGAAAATCCGCCtgcggcagcagctggagatgtACTCCATCG caAGGAAGtatgaacagcagcagcagcagccaccaaaACAGACTGAAAGCGTACAGCTCTCAGTGGAATGA